Below is a window of Cytophaga hutchinsonii ATCC 33406 DNA.
GGAACTGCGTATTCCTTTTTATGCATTGGCGCAGAAAAACAACATTCCATTATATATCTTTTACATTACAGCTGACGAAGCCCTCATTAAAGAAAGAACTTCCGTTACGCGTACCGATAGTGAAGCAGATTTTTCTGTATATGTAAAGCTGAAGGATCTGTTCGAACCCATTACCCTGCCGTATAAAACACTCGTTTCAGACAAAAATAATATTGATACGCTTCTTACAAATGCGTTAACATATCTGAGCAATGGAAAGAAATGAAATTGAACAGCTTGTCGCCCATGGGATTTTTCCATATGACCAGCAGGCAAAAACACGGCTGATTGAAACGGCTATCTCATACATTCTTTTAAAAGGCTCTTATGCATATAAGATCAAAAAGAACATTAAGCTGTCGTTCCTTGATTTCTCCACGCTTGAAAAACGCAGGCATTTTTGCTACGAAGAGCTGCGTCTCAATCAACGGCTGGCAAAAGATATGTACATAAACGTATTCGCGGTTTCTAAAAAAGGCAAGCAGTGGTCTATTTCAACAGGTCCGGCTAAAGCAAAAGAATATGTTATACTGATG
It encodes the following:
- a CDS encoding AAA family ATPase codes for the protein MIPALILVCGLPGSGKSFFAHHLSKKTAVLYLNSDLLRKELFPDKRSYSEPEKQFVYDTLLARTQSALFDHKPVLVDATFYKQELRIPFYALAQKNNIPLYIFYITADEALIKERTSVTRTDSEADFSVYVKLKDLFEPITLPYKTLVSDKNNIDTLLTNALTYLSNGKK